In Pecten maximus chromosome 10, xPecMax1.1, whole genome shotgun sequence, one genomic interval encodes:
- the LOC117335740 gene encoding ADP-ribosylation factor 6, whose protein sequence is MGKLMSKVFGNKEMRILMLGLDAAGKTTVLYKIKLGQNVTTIPTVGFNVETVAYKNVKFSVWDVGGQDKIRPLWRHYYAGTQGLIFVVDCADRDRVDEARQELHKIINDREMKEAIILVFANKQDLPDAMRPHEIQEKLGLTRMRDRNWYVQPSCATTGEGLYEGLLWLKSNHKS, encoded by the exons ATGGGGAAGCTAATGTCAAAGGTCTTTGGCAATAAGGAAATGAGGATATTGATGCTGGGTCTAGATGCAGCAGGAAAAACTA ctgttttatataaaattaaattagGTCAGAATGTAACGACTATACCAACAGTGGGCTTTAACGTGGAGACTGTAGCCTATAAAAATGTCAAGTTTTCTGTATGG GATGTGGGGGGTCAAGACAAAATACGACCGTTATGGCGTCACTACTACGCTGGTACCCAGGGTCTGATATTTGTAGTGGATTGTGCCGACCGTGACCGAGTGGATGAAGCTCGCCAGGAACTGCACAAGATTATAAATGACAGGGAAATGAAAGAAGCTATAATACTAGTATTTGCTAATAAACAAGATTTACCTGATG CGATGAGACCCCACGAGATACAGGAGAAACTAGGACTAACACGGATGCGAGACAGGAACTGGTATGTACAGCCTTCGTGTGCCACTACAGGTGAAGGACTGTATGAGGGGCTATTGTGGCTCAAATCCAACCACAAGTCGTGA
- the LOC117336573 gene encoding zinc transporter ZIP8-like, translating into MVQNLCGKNYSSTSRGNLTASQMYLVIFLVVGFLTGGSFEKVFENINVKELFVNRLLDKYGSEGAISEEGFYKLGSILGLDPTYGVCNSTTDTCLRQCLGYADIFKQFSTNSSLNSSGLTNCLPAIVYSAQDPYCHHGDEKEIVTKPSSAEAWSYGIGSASIIVFISNIGLLFKPCMQSRGFQRIMYFCVALAVGTLGGTGILVLIPESLGMTGDDNPIPDYKWKLTMSIVGVYVFFVLERSINIASNRRGKNDVEKAVETTEQVFFQNADSHGHSHVRVEGGVATVAWTLLLGDALHNFSDGLAMGAAYTESVAVGISVSLAILSEELPHELGDIAILLHSGMTIKRALLLNFLAAVTIYFGLVIGIVVGENTDANTYVFAFSGGLFIYIALADMIPEMNKQATFAAKAGHDGAMTVFFHQNIGLLLGFTIVILLAAYGSIIS; encoded by the exons ATGGTACAAAACTTGTGTGGGAAAAACTATTCATCTACATCGCGTGGAAACTTAACTGCATCACAGATGTATCTGGTAATCTTCCTCGTGGTTGGTTTCTTGACCGGAGGTAGTTTTGAAAAAGTATTTGAAAACATTAATGTAAAGGAACTTTTTGTGAACAGACTTTTAGATAAATATGGTTCCGAAGGAGCTATTTCAGAGGAAGGGTTTTACAAACTTGGCAGTATTCTTGGCTTAGATCCAACTTACGGTGTTTGTAATTCCACAACGGATACATGCTTGCGCCAG tGTTTAGGATACGCAGACATCTTCAAGCAGTTCTCAACAAATTCAAGCTTAAACAGCAGTGGTTTAACCAATTGTCTTCCCGCCATTGTCTACTCGGCACAGGATCCCTACTGTCACCATGGGGACGAGAAAGAGATTGTAACCAAACCGAGCTCAGCCGAAG CATGGAGCTATGGCATCGGATCAGCGTCCATCATTGTTTTCATCTCGAACATTGGATTGTTATTTAAACCATGTATGCAGTCACGGGGCTTTCAGAGAATCATGTATTTCTGTGTGGCATTGGCTGTGGGAACTCTTGGAGGTACAGGGATCCTCGTTCTCATACCTGAG TCCTTGGGAATGACGGGTGACGATAATCCCATCCCCGACTACAAGTGGAAACTAACGATGTCCATAGTCGGCGTCTACGTCTTCTTCGTATTGGAAAGATCCATCAACATTGCTTCAAATAGGAGAGGG aaaaaTGACGTTGAAAAAGCAGTTGAAACAACTGAGCAAGTTTTCTTTCAAAATGCCGATTCCCATGGACACTCACATGTTCGTGTAGAAGGGGGCGTGGCTACCGTAGCATGGACCCTTCTACTGGGTGACGCCCTCCATAATTTCTCGGACGGTCTTGCCATGGGAGCCGCATACACGGAAAGTGTAGCAGTTGGAATCAGCGTTTCCCTAGCGATACTTAGCGAGGAACTTCCACATGAGTTAG GGGATATAGCCATTTTGTTACACAGCGGGATGACAATCAAGCGAGCGCTCCTTCTGAACTTTCTGGCGGCGGTGACAATATACTTTGGACTGGTGATCGGGATCGTTGTGGGCGAGAACACAGATGCCAACACATATGTCTTCGCTTTTTCTGGgggattatttatttatattgctCTAGCTGATATG atTCCAGAAATGAATAAGCAGGCGACATTTGCGGCCAAGGCAGGGCATGATGGTGCTATGACCGTGTTTTTCCATCAAAACATTGGCCTCCTCCTGGGATTCACAATAGTTATATTACTTGCTGCATATGGTTCTATTATTTCTTAA
- the LOC117335342 gene encoding RNA-binding protein 1-like isoform X1: MSGRSKEWTLSCKVYVGELGNNANKQELEDAFGQYGRLKNVWIARNPPGFAFVEFEDARDAEDACKELHGKRLCRSKVRVEMSHGKSRWGKGGPPVRQYGGGGGGGGGSRGGRDSRDSYWRPGTSRGRSRSRSRSPPPRRKYSRSRSRSRRHSRSSSSRSNSPYRR, translated from the exons atgagTGGCCGCTCAAAGGAATGGACACTGTCCTGTAAGGTTTATGttggtgaattgggaaacaATGCCAACAAACAGGAGTTAGAAGATGCATTTGGACAGTATGGGCGACTCAAGAATGTGTGGATTGCCAGGAATCCGCCAGGGTTTGCATTTGTAGAATTTGAAGATGCCAGGGATGCAGAGGATGCATGCAAAGAATTGCATGGAAA GAGACTATGTAGATCTAAGGTGAGAGTAGAGATGTCACATGGAAAGTCCCGTTGGGGTAAGGGTGGTCCACCAGTACGTCAATACggaggtggtggtggtggtggtggtggtagcaGAGGAGGACGAGACAGCAGAGATAGCTATTGGCGGCCAGGAACAAGTCGGGGACGTTCCAG GTCGAGGTCCCGATCTCCACCACCGCGCAGGAAGTACTCCAGAAGCAGAAGCCGCAGCAG AAGACATTCTAGAAGCAGTAGCAGCAG
- the LOC117335342 gene encoding RNA-binding protein 1-like isoform X2: MSGRSKEWTLSCKVYVGELGNNANKQELEDAFGQYGRLKNVWIARNPPGFAFVEFEDARDAEDACKELHGKRLCRSKVRVEMSHGKSRWGKGGPPVRQYGGGGGGGGGSRGGRDSRDSYWRPGTSRGRSRSRSRSPPPRRKYSRSRSRSRSNSPYRR, translated from the exons atgagTGGCCGCTCAAAGGAATGGACACTGTCCTGTAAGGTTTATGttggtgaattgggaaacaATGCCAACAAACAGGAGTTAGAAGATGCATTTGGACAGTATGGGCGACTCAAGAATGTGTGGATTGCCAGGAATCCGCCAGGGTTTGCATTTGTAGAATTTGAAGATGCCAGGGATGCAGAGGATGCATGCAAAGAATTGCATGGAAA GAGACTATGTAGATCTAAGGTGAGAGTAGAGATGTCACATGGAAAGTCCCGTTGGGGTAAGGGTGGTCCACCAGTACGTCAATACggaggtggtggtggtggtggtggtggtagcaGAGGAGGACGAGACAGCAGAGATAGCTATTGGCGGCCAGGAACAAGTCGGGGACGTTCCAG GTCGAGGTCCCGATCTCCACCACCGCGCAGGAAGTACTCCAGAAGCAGAAGCCGCAGCAG